One Rosa chinensis cultivar Old Blush chromosome 3, RchiOBHm-V2, whole genome shotgun sequence DNA window includes the following coding sequences:
- the LOC112191415 gene encoding ribulose bisphosphate carboxylase/oxygenase activase, chloroplastic, giving the protein MAASISTTIGAVNRAPLKLNGSGASSSFPSSAFLGKNLSSKVTQRRTASRNFKVAAEYDEEKQTSKDRWGGLAFDTSDDQQDITRGKGMVDTLFQAPTGSGTHHAIMSSYDYISTGLRQYSLDNVMDGFYIAPAFMDKLVVHITKNFLNLPNIKVPLILGVWGGKGQGKSFQCELVFAKMGINPIMMSAGELESGNAGEPAKLIRQRYREAADIISKGKMCCLFINDLDAGAGRLGGTTQYTVNNQMVNATLMNIADNPTNVQLPGMYNKQENPRVPIIVTGNDFSTLYAPLIRDGRMEKFYWAPTREDRIGVCTGIFKTDNIPTDDIVKLVDTFPGQSIDFFGALRARIYDDEVRKWVASVGVEGVGKRLVNSKEGPPTFNQPKMTLEKLLEYGNMLVQEQENVKRVQLSDRYLKEAALGDANDDAIKSGNFYGNAAQQIKLPVPEGCTDPSAANFDPTARSDDGSCLYQF; this is encoded by the exons ATGGCTGCTTCAATCTCAACAACCATCGGAGCTGTTAACAGAGCACCG TTGAAGTTGAATGGGTCAGGTGCTTCATCTTCATTTCCGAGTTCTGCTTTCTTAGGCAAGAATTTGAGCTCCAAAGTCACCCAAAGAAGGACTGCATCTCGGAATTTCAAAGTTGCTGCAGAATACGATGAGGAAAAGCAGACCTCAAAGGACAGATGGGGAGGACTTGCTTTCGACACTTCAGATGATCAGCAGGACATCACCAGAGGAAAGGGAATGGTGGACACTCTGTTCCAAGCTCCAACTGGTAGTGGGACTCACCATGCCATCATGAGCTCCTACGATTACATCAGCACTGGTCTTCGCCA GTACAGTTTGGATAACGTTATGGATGGCTTCTACATTGCTCCAGCTTTCATGGATAAGCTTGTTGTTCACATTACTAAGAACTTCTTGAACCTGCCAAACATCAAG GTTCCTCTTATTTTGGGTGTTTGGGGAGGCAAAGGTCAAGGAAAGTCATTCCAGTGTGAGCTTGTTTTTGCCAAGATGGGAATCAa CCCTATTATGATGAGTGCTGGAGAACTGGAGAGTGGAAATGCAGGGGAGCCAGCAAAACTGATCAGGCAAAGGTATCGTGAAGCAGCAGACATCATCAGCAAGGGCAAAATGTGCTGCCTCTTCATTAATGATTTGGATGCAGGAGCTGGAAGACTTGGTGGAACTACTCAATACACCGTCAACAATCAAATGGTGAATGCTACCCTTATGAACATTGCAGACAATCCGACCAATGTCCAACTCCCTGGTAtgtacaacaagcaggagaatccCCGTGTTCCCATTATAGTCACCGGAAATGACTTCTCCACATTGTATGCCCCTCTCATCCGAGATGGACGTATGGAGAAATTCTACTGGGCGCCTACTCGTGAAGACCGAATTGGTGTCTGCACAGGAATTTTCAAGACTGATAATATTCCTACTGATGACATTGTCAAGCTTGTTGACACCTTCCCTGGTCAGTCAATTG ACTTCTTCGGTGCCCTCAGGGCAAGAATTTATGATGATGAAGTGAGGAAGTGGGTTGCAAGTGTTGGAGTAGAAGGTGTTGGGAAGAGGCTTGTTAACTCAAAAGAAGGACCTCCAACTTTCAATCAGCCAAAGATGACACTTGAGAAGCTCCTCGAGTATGGAAACATGCTTGTGCAAGAGCAGGAGAATGTGAAGAGAGTCCAACTGTCTGACAGATACTTGAAAGAGGCAGCTCTCGGAGACGCCAATGACGATGCCATCAAGAGTGGCAACTTCTATG GCAATGCAGCTCAACAGATTAAACTTCCTGTCCCTGAAGGCTGTACTGATCCATCTGCTGCAAACTTCGATCCCACAGCTAGGAGTGACGACGGAAGctgcctataccaattttag
- the LOC112191739 gene encoding L-type lectin-domain containing receptor kinase S.4 — MADPLILFCVLLLLSIPVSSQVSELFYPGFKHVGTNLTLEGIAEFENDLGILKLTNDTSRLLGHAFYTSPIRFKNSTNGKAFSFSTSFAFAIVPEYPKLGGHGFAFTIAPSKDLNSLPSQYLGLFNGSDIGNSSTHIFAIEFDTVQDFEFGDINDNHVGIDLNSLKSNASAEAAYYTDATTKQNFNLKSGKAIQAWIDYDSAQNVINVTISPRSSKPKTPLISFHVDLSPIFEEFMYVGFSASTGLLASSHYVLGWSFKIDGQSQPLHLASLPKIPIPRKDHTALKIGVSVAAIALTLSVISISIYLFIRKLKNAEPMESWELELGPHRYSYQELKKATKGFRGKELLGEGGFGQVFKGTLPISKTLVAVKRISNDSKQGLREFVAEIASIGRLRHRNLVQLLGWCRRRGDLMLVYDYMQNGSLDAYLFDEPKWVLSWEQRFGIIKGIASALHYLHEGFEQVVVHRDVKASNVLLDSEMNGRLGDFGLARLHEHGSNSNTTRVVGTLGYLAPELPRTGKASTGSDVYAFGALLLEVVCGRRPIEPNAKPGELVLVDWVWNRYKEGKVLEVVDPRLDGVYNEREVVMVVKLGLICSAHGPRARPNMRLVVRYLDGEVEIPEEVRPPSGSHVAGFDDFVSSFASSSSFDRMSCYSNKEMDASFASLSTSPLYLLHGQTR; from the coding sequence ATGGCAGATCCTCTGATATTGTTCTGTGTTCTTCTTCTGCTCTCAATACCAGTTTCATCTCAGGTCAGTGAGCTCTTCTATCCTGGTTTTAAACATGTGGGCACCAACCTAACCTTGGAAGGAATAGCAGAATTTGAAAACGATCTTGGCATTCTCAAACTGACCAATGACACCAGCAGATTATTGGGTCATGCTTTTTACACTTCCCCAATTCGATTCAAAAACTCCACAAATGGCAAAGCCTTCTCTTTCTCCACCTCATTTGCTTTCGCTATAGTTCCTGAGTATCCAAAGCTCGGCGGCCACGGCTTTGCATTCACAATCGCCCCATCGAAGGATCTCAATTCTCTGCCTAGTCAATATCTAGGTCTCTTCAATGGCAGCGATATTGGCAACTCCTCCACACACATCTTTGCAATCGAATTCGACACAGTTCAAGACTTTGAATTTGGAGATATCAATGACAATCATGTAGGGATCGACCTCAACAGCTTGAAATCAAACGCCTCAGCTGAAGCGGCATATTACACAGATGCTACAACCAAACAAAACTTCAACCTCAAGAGTGGGAAAGCAATCCAAGCCTGGATAGACTATGATTCAGCTCAAAATGTAATCAATGTCACAATCTCACCACGCTCttccaaacccaaaaccccactTATTTCTTTCCATGTAGATCTCTCCCCGATTTTCGAAGAGTTCATGTATGTTGGGTTCTCAGCTTCAACAGGTCTGCTTGCCAGCTCCCACTACGTTCTGGGCTGGAGCTTCAAGATTGATGGACAGTCCCAACCCCTTCATCTGGCCTCTCTTCCTAAAATTCCAATACCCAGAAAAGATCACACAGCTCTGAAAATCGGAGTCTCAGTCGCAGCCATTGCTCTCACTCTATCTGTAATCTCCATATCCATCTACTTATTCATCAGGAAGCTGAAGAACGCCGAGCCAATGGAGTCATGGGAGCTCGAGCTTGGCCCACACAGATACTCCTACCAAGAACTGAAAAAAGCCACAAAAGGGTTCAGAGGAAAAGAGCTCCTCGGCGAAGGCGGGTTCGGCCAAGTGTTCAAAGGAACACTCCCCATTTCCAAAACACTAGTAGCCGTCAAGCGAATCTCGAACGATTCGAAACAGGGCCTAAGGGAATTCGTTGCGGAAATCGCAAGCATAGGTAGGCTCCGGCATAGAAATCTAGTCCAATTACTGGGATGGTGTCGCCGAAGAGGCGACCTAATGCTTGTCTATGATTACATGCAAAATGGAAGCTTGGATGCTTATTTGTTTGATGAGCCGAAATGGGTGTTGAGTTGGGAACAGAGGTTTGGGATTATAAAGGGGATTGCTTCTGCGCTTCATTATCTACACGAAGGGTTTGAGCAGGTTGTGGTTCACAGAGATGTCAAGGCCAGCAATGTGTTGCTGGATAGTGAAATGAATGGGAGGCTCGGGGATTTTGGGTTGGCGAGGCTGCATGAACACGGGTCGAACTCGAATACGACTCGGGTCGTGGGTACGCTCGGGTATTTGGCTCCGGAGTTGCCGAGAACCGGGAAGGCGAGTACGGGTTCGGATGTGTATGCGTTTGGCGCGCTTTTGCTGGAGGTGGTATGCGGGCGGAGGCCCATTGAGCCCAACGCGAAGCCCGGCGAGTTGGTTTTGGTAGACTGGGTTTGGAATAGGTATAAAGAGGGGAAGGTACTTGAGGTGGTGGATCCCAGGCTTGATGGGGTTTATAATGAGCGGGAGGTGGTtatggtggtgaagttggggttgATATGTTCGGCCCATGGGCCGAGGGCCAGGCCCAATATGAGGCTGGTGGTGAGGTATTTGGACGGGGAGGTTGAGATTCCGGAGGAGGTGAGACCGCCGAGTGGGTCCCATGTGGCCGGGTTTGATGACTTTGTGAGCTCGTTTGCGTCGTCTTCTTCGTTTGATAGGATGAGCTGCTACTCTAATAAAGAGATGGATGCTAGTTTTGCTTCTCTTTCTACTTCTCCTCTCTATCTTCTTCATGGGCAAACTAGATAG